A genomic window from Caballeronia sp. SBC1 includes:
- a CDS encoding ankyrin repeat domain-containing protein: MLTFSTVSSSPLSTSSARQSALVRRTWRSLVTGLVLTAAAIAQPAFATPADSMIKAVKFDDVSAVKKLLSQGVDPNLVDDTGTPLLVIAAREKSDKVGKLLADNPNIDLEKLDPAGENAMMLAALNDDLNFVNMLIAKDAEVNKKGWTPLHYAATNGHDDVVKVLLDHSAYIDSGSPNGTTPLMMAARGGHLSTVKLLLDEGADLRVKNQIGLTAVDFAKQYHEKDVAEGLAARLASMQNQGAAGASGAPQSGANSAK, translated from the coding sequence ATGCTTACATTTTCGACAGTTTCCTCTTCGCCGCTTTCGACGTCGTCGGCTCGTCAATCCGCCTTGGTGCGTAGAACGTGGCGATCCCTCGTGACGGGCCTGGTGTTGACGGCCGCCGCCATCGCACAACCCGCCTTTGCAACGCCTGCCGACTCCATGATCAAGGCAGTAAAGTTCGACGACGTATCTGCCGTTAAAAAGCTGTTGTCACAGGGCGTGGATCCGAATCTCGTCGATGACACCGGCACGCCGCTACTTGTGATCGCGGCGCGGGAAAAGTCGGACAAGGTAGGCAAGCTGCTCGCCGATAACCCGAATATCGACCTCGAAAAGCTCGATCCCGCCGGTGAAAACGCGATGATGCTGGCCGCGCTCAACGACGACCTCAACTTCGTGAACATGCTGATCGCGAAAGACGCGGAAGTGAACAAGAAGGGCTGGACGCCGCTGCATTACGCCGCAACCAACGGTCACGACGACGTAGTGAAAGTGCTGCTCGATCATTCGGCCTACATCGACTCGGGTTCGCCCAACGGCACGACCCCGCTGATGATGGCGGCGCGCGGCGGCCATCTGTCGACGGTCAAGCTGTTGCTCGATGAAGGCGCCGATTTGCGGGTGAAGAACCAGATTGGCCTGACGGCGGTGGACTTCGCGAAGCAGTATCACGAGAAAGACGTGGCGGAAGGTCTGGCGGCGCGGCTGGCATCGATGCAAAACCAGGGCGCAGCGGGCGCGTCCGGAGCACCGCAAAGCGGCGCAAACAGTGCAAAATGA
- a CDS encoding mechanosensitive ion channel family protein, with amino-acid sequence MISFASFDFDSFERIASAPLNTWPGTLVVAALAVLFAIGVHRVGARILKRIARPYPLMSVVLRFIDKPALALLIILGLGFVLVETPDALPFAAALRDLLTVMLIVALTWLAVRSVGAVAEALVQAHPLDSQDNLQARRIHTQARVLARSVMVVIVIIGFGGALMTFPAVRQVGASLLASAGVAGLVAGIAARPVLGNLIAGLQIALSQPIRLDDVVVIQGEWGRVEEITGTYVSVRIWDQRRLIVPLQWFIENPFANWTRNSSQIIGTVFFYVDYRMPLAPLREELERILQRAPEWDKRVQVLQVTDATEKSMQLRVLVSSFDSGLNWDLRCRVREGLLNFMQSSYPQFLPRTRADISPEGEHVDFVPPLERSMVDGNDSAARTIRPPASSRTANTEADPVASRGERHGPDASANSAASTAPNSPGGGAANPAERR; translated from the coding sequence ATGATCTCTTTCGCCTCTTTCGATTTCGACTCCTTCGAGCGAATCGCCTCCGCTCCGCTCAACACCTGGCCCGGCACGCTCGTCGTGGCGGCGCTCGCCGTGCTGTTCGCGATCGGCGTGCACCGCGTGGGCGCCCGCATCCTGAAGCGTATCGCGCGGCCGTATCCATTGATGAGCGTGGTATTGCGGTTTATCGACAAACCCGCGCTCGCGCTGCTGATCATTCTCGGATTGGGTTTCGTGCTGGTTGAAACCCCCGACGCACTGCCGTTCGCCGCCGCGCTGCGCGACCTGCTCACGGTAATGCTGATTGTCGCGCTGACGTGGCTTGCCGTGCGCTCGGTGGGCGCGGTGGCTGAGGCACTGGTGCAGGCCCATCCGCTCGACAGCCAGGACAACCTGCAAGCGCGCCGGATTCACACGCAGGCTCGCGTGCTGGCGCGTTCGGTGATGGTGGTGATCGTGATCATCGGATTCGGCGGCGCGTTGATGACGTTTCCCGCCGTCCGTCAGGTCGGCGCGAGTTTGCTGGCGTCGGCGGGCGTGGCCGGGCTGGTGGCGGGGATTGCCGCGCGGCCGGTGCTGGGCAACCTGATCGCCGGATTGCAGATCGCGTTGTCACAACCTATCCGGCTAGACGACGTAGTGGTGATCCAGGGTGAATGGGGACGGGTAGAGGAGATCACCGGCACCTATGTGTCTGTCCGAATCTGGGACCAGCGGCGCCTGATTGTGCCGCTGCAATGGTTTATTGAGAATCCGTTCGCCAACTGGACCCGCAACAGTTCGCAGATCATTGGCACGGTGTTTTTCTACGTCGATTACCGCATGCCGCTCGCGCCGCTGCGCGAGGAGCTTGAGCGGATTCTGCAGCGCGCGCCGGAGTGGGATAAGCGTGTGCAGGTGTTGCAGGTCACCGATGCCACCGAAAAGTCGATGCAGCTTCGCGTGCTCGTCAGTTCCTTCGATTCCGGCTTGAACTGGGATCTTCGATGCCGGGTGCGCGAAGGCCTGCTGAACTTCATGCAGTCGTCGTATCCGCAGTTCCTGCCGCGCACGCGTGCGGATATATCGCCGGAGGGGGAACATGTCGATTTTGTTCCGCCGCTCGAGCGCAGCATGGTGGACGGCAACGACAGCGCGGCCAGAACGATCAGGCCGCCGGCATCCAGCCGGACAGCCAACACGGAAGCCGATCCGGTCGCGAGCCGGGGAGAGCGACACGGACCGGACGCATCGGCGAATTCGGCGGCGAGCACGGCGCCGAATTCGCCCGGCGGGGGCGCGGCCAATCCCGCTGAACGGCGCTGA
- a CDS encoding TatD family hydrolase: MFVDSHCHINFEGLADRLPEVLDKMRELKVTHALCVSVDLETLPSVLKIAEENEHIYASVGVHPDHEDAREPSVADLVELARHPKVVAIGETGLDYYRLEGRSIADMEWQRERFRTHIRAAHASAKPLIIHTRSSWEDTLRIMAEERASVPGGVMHCFTEPWHVAEAALAQDFYISLSGIVTFKSAKDVQDVAGRVPLERLLIETDSPYLAPVPYRGKSNEPAYVSYVGRFIAQLRAMPDEALAAATTRNFFTLFKIPQPQPVAH, encoded by the coding sequence ATGTTCGTCGATTCGCATTGCCACATCAATTTCGAGGGTCTGGCCGACCGCCTGCCTGAAGTGCTCGACAAAATGCGCGAGCTGAAGGTGACGCATGCGCTGTGCGTCTCGGTTGATCTGGAAACGCTGCCTTCGGTGTTGAAGATCGCCGAAGAAAACGAGCATATTTACGCGTCGGTCGGCGTGCATCCGGATCATGAGGACGCGCGTGAGCCAAGCGTGGCGGACCTCGTGGAACTGGCGCGGCATCCGAAAGTAGTGGCTATCGGCGAGACGGGGCTGGATTATTACCGCCTGGAAGGCCGCAGCATCGCCGATATGGAATGGCAGCGCGAACGCTTTCGCACGCATATCCGGGCGGCGCACGCGAGCGCGAAACCGCTGATTATTCACACGCGTTCGTCGTGGGAAGACACGCTGCGGATCATGGCCGAGGAGCGCGCCAGCGTGCCGGGCGGCGTGATGCATTGCTTCACGGAACCGTGGCACGTTGCCGAGGCGGCGCTCGCCCAGGATTTTTACATTTCGCTGTCAGGCATTGTCACGTTCAAGAGCGCGAAAGACGTACAGGACGTCGCGGGGCGTGTGCCGCTCGAGCGTTTGCTGATTGAAACCGACTCGCCGTATCTGGCGCCGGTGCCGTATCGCGGGAAATCGAATGAACCTGCGTACGTAAGTTATGTCGGACGCTTCATCGCGCAATTGCGCGCGATGCCGGATGAAGCGCTGGCGGCAGCCACCACGCGTAATTTTTTCACGCTGTTCAAGATCCCGCAGCCGCAGCCAGTTGCGCACTGA
- a CDS encoding Rap1a/Tai family immunity protein: protein MQRVFVMASVLAFPLSAAAFTGNDLNMLCTKTDTASRSACAAYIEGAADGIYNTIEAIGGTSGPQVGQYFCLPVDVKPQELTDAVRKFIADNPTRGNFNATTMVSLGLGKAFPCKAEQ, encoded by the coding sequence ATGCAGCGGGTTTTTGTCATGGCCAGTGTGCTCGCGTTTCCGCTAAGCGCGGCCGCGTTCACAGGCAACGATCTGAACATGCTTTGTACCAAGACGGACACGGCCTCACGCAGCGCATGCGCGGCTTATATAGAAGGTGCCGCTGACGGCATCTACAACACCATTGAAGCCATTGGCGGCACATCGGGACCGCAGGTGGGCCAGTATTTTTGCCTGCCAGTCGATGTCAAACCACAGGAACTGACGGACGCGGTACGCAAGTTCATCGCCGACAATCCCACGCGTGGCAACTTCAACGCCACGACCATGGTGTCATTAGGGCTCGGCAAGGCTTTTCCCTGCAAAGCTGAACAGTAA
- a CDS encoding sugar ABC transporter substrate-binding protein, whose translation MSVALSLSACAALPLSLYSTGAAAQTAHKPKVALVMKSLANEFFLTMETGAKDYQAHNASQFDLITNGIKDETDTANQIRIVEQMIVSKVDALVIAPADSKALVPVIKKAVDAGIIVVNIDNRLDPDVLKSKDLNVPFVGPDNAKGARQVGDYLAKRLKAGDEVGIIEGVSTTTNAQQRTAGFKDAMQAGGMKVVALQSGDWEIDKGNAVASQILNANPNIKALLCGNDNMALGAVAAVRAAGKAGKVYVVGYDNINAIKPMLADGRILATADQYAAKQAVFGIDTALKALSEHKKQSELSGVVETPVVLVTKK comes from the coding sequence ATGTCTGTTGCGCTGTCACTGAGCGCGTGCGCCGCATTGCCGTTGTCGTTGTATTCCACGGGCGCCGCCGCGCAAACCGCGCACAAGCCGAAGGTTGCACTCGTGATGAAATCGCTGGCGAACGAGTTTTTCCTGACCATGGAAACCGGCGCCAAGGACTATCAGGCCCATAACGCGAGCCAATTTGACCTAATCACCAATGGCATCAAGGACGAAACCGATACCGCGAACCAGATTCGCATTGTCGAGCAGATGATCGTCTCGAAGGTCGATGCGCTCGTAATCGCTCCCGCCGATTCGAAAGCGCTCGTCCCGGTCATCAAGAAGGCTGTGGATGCAGGGATCATTGTGGTGAACATTGACAACCGGCTGGACCCGGACGTACTCAAGTCAAAGGACCTGAACGTGCCGTTCGTCGGCCCGGATAACGCGAAGGGCGCAAGACAGGTCGGGGACTACCTGGCCAAGCGACTCAAGGCCGGCGATGAAGTCGGCATTATCGAAGGCGTGTCGACCACGACCAACGCGCAGCAACGCACGGCCGGCTTCAAGGACGCGATGCAGGCGGGTGGCATGAAGGTTGTTGCGCTGCAATCGGGTGATTGGGAAATCGACAAGGGCAACGCGGTGGCATCGCAGATCCTGAACGCGAATCCGAACATCAAAGCGCTGCTGTGCGGCAACGACAACATGGCGCTCGGCGCGGTGGCTGCAGTGCGGGCGGCAGGCAAGGCGGGGAAGGTCTACGTCGTCGGATATGACAACATCAACGCCATCAAACCGATGCTCGCCGACGGCCGAATTCTTGCGACCGCCGATCAATACGCCGCGAAACAAGCGGTATTTGGTATCGACACGGCTTTGAAAGCGCTTTCCGAGCATAAGAAACAATCGGAATTGTCGGGCGTGGTGGAAACCCCAGTGGTCCTGGTCACGAAAAAATAG
- a CDS encoding glycosyltransferase family 4 protein — protein MRIAQIAPLTESVPPKLYGGTERVVSYITEALVELGHDVTLFASGDSQTKAKLEAVWPRALRLDPAIRDRIAPHMLLMEMVRRRADDFDVLHFHMDYYSFSLFKRQDTPFVTTLHGRLDLPEQQPIFSTFNTAPVISISDAQRHPLPQAKWLTTVYHGLPEERYMPQPVEQTYLAFLGRISPEKRVDTAIRIAGRCGMKIKIAAKVDSADREYFDREIAPLMELPYVEFIGEIADDQKASFLSGAHALLFPIDWPEPFGLVMIESMACGTPVIAFNRGSVPEVLDEGVTGFIVEDEIGAVAAVNRLHTVSREGVRKRFEERFTSRRMAQQYVDAYQAVMRAQKRSRFKLIDSATS, from the coding sequence ATGAGAATTGCACAAATAGCCCCGTTGACCGAATCAGTGCCGCCCAAGCTGTATGGCGGCACTGAGCGGGTGGTTTCGTATATTACCGAGGCGCTGGTTGAACTCGGCCACGATGTGACCCTGTTCGCTTCAGGCGACTCACAGACTAAGGCGAAGCTGGAAGCCGTGTGGCCGCGCGCGTTGCGCCTGGACCCGGCTATCCGCGACCGGATCGCCCCGCATATGCTGCTGATGGAAATGGTGCGGCGCCGCGCCGACGACTTCGACGTGCTGCATTTCCACATGGATTACTACTCGTTCTCGCTGTTCAAACGCCAGGACACGCCGTTCGTCACCACGCTGCATGGCCGGCTTGATTTGCCGGAGCAACAGCCGATCTTCAGCACGTTCAATACCGCGCCGGTCATCTCCATTTCGGACGCGCAGCGTCATCCGTTGCCGCAGGCCAAATGGCTGACAACCGTGTATCACGGGTTGCCGGAAGAGCGTTACATGCCGCAGCCGGTCGAGCAGACGTACCTGGCGTTCCTTGGGCGTATATCGCCGGAAAAACGCGTCGATACCGCCATCCGGATTGCAGGTCGATGCGGCATGAAAATCAAGATCGCGGCGAAGGTGGACTCAGCGGACCGTGAGTACTTCGACCGCGAAATCGCACCGCTGATGGAGCTGCCGTACGTGGAATTCATCGGTGAAATCGCCGATGACCAGAAGGCCAGCTTCCTCTCCGGCGCCCATGCGCTGCTGTTCCCGATCGATTGGCCAGAGCCGTTCGGGCTGGTCATGATCGAGTCGATGGCGTGCGGCACGCCGGTGATCGCGTTCAATCGCGGCTCGGTACCGGAAGTGCTGGACGAGGGTGTGACGGGGTTTATCGTCGAGGACGAGATTGGCGCCGTGGCGGCCGTGAACCGGCTGCATACGGTATCGCGCGAGGGTGTGCGCAAGCGCTTCGAAGAGCGCTTCACGTCGCGTCGCATGGCGCAGCAATACGTTGATGCTTATCAGGCGGTCATGCGCGCGCAGAAACGTTCACGCTTCAAGCTGATTGACAGCGCGACCAGCTAA
- a CDS encoding YSC84-related protein, giving the protein MQRRNFMIKSTAALAMGGLALAGCTTTSNQGAQQTAGDADARRSIDADVDATMQRLYVTARGSRELVGKARGVLVFPQVLAAGFIVGAQYGKGALRVGGSSVGYYSTTSASIGLQAGAQSKAIIFLFMTQDALDKFRNTDGWSVGGDASVALVKMGANGNIDSDTATAPVEVFVLTNAGLMANLSLEGTKVSRLKI; this is encoded by the coding sequence ATGCAAAGACGAAACTTCATGATCAAATCGACCGCCGCGCTTGCAATGGGTGGCCTCGCGCTGGCCGGTTGCACGACAACGTCGAATCAGGGCGCACAACAGACCGCTGGCGACGCGGACGCACGCCGTTCGATCGACGCGGATGTCGATGCAACCATGCAACGCCTCTACGTCACCGCTCGCGGCTCGCGCGAGCTGGTTGGCAAGGCGCGCGGCGTGCTCGTGTTCCCGCAAGTGCTGGCAGCGGGATTCATCGTCGGGGCGCAGTACGGCAAGGGCGCGCTGCGGGTTGGCGGCAGCTCGGTCGGCTACTACAGCACGACGTCGGCATCGATCGGCCTGCAAGCCGGCGCGCAATCGAAGGCAATCATCTTCCTGTTCATGACGCAGGACGCGCTCGACAAATTCCGCAATACGGATGGCTGGTCGGTCGGCGGCGATGCATCGGTCGCGCTGGTCAAGATGGGCGCGAACGGCAATATCGATTCGGATACCGCAACGGCGCCGGTCGAAGTGTTCGTGCTGACGAACGCTGGCCTGATGGCTAACCTTTCGCTGGAAGGCACGAAGGTATCGCGTCTGAAGATCTGA
- the otsA gene encoding alpha,alpha-trehalose-phosphate synthase (UDP-forming) — translation MTRLVVVSNRVASPTETKGSAGGLAVGVFGALKDSGGVWFGWSGDVVSDSVANQGPKLEQDGAVTFATVGLPKKDYDQYYRGFSNATLWPVFHYRNDLAVYDRDEYAGYRRVNSWLAHRAIKLLQPDDVIWVHDYHLIPFGEALRSEGVTNRMGFFLHIPFPSPQILLNIPPHAELVKSLCCYDVVGFQTPGDQTAFHDYIVRHAHGTATADGEVEAFGRRLKTGVYRIGIFPDEIAEQATRGEARQDVMDLKQSLEGRKLIMSVDRLDYSKGLVERFKAFEQFLEKSPEWRGNVTLVQIAPPTRSDVDTYQQIRHNLEYEAGRINGRYSGLDYTPIRYMNQRYDRWKLMSLFRESQIGLVTPLRDGMNLVAKEYVAAQNPDDPGVLVLSQFAGAADEMKGALMVNPHDIVGMSEAIGRALSMPLAERRERYETNMVMLRKYDLGVWRDSFLADLRGVKLNKQPDKNPASNK, via the coding sequence ATGACCCGCCTAGTCGTTGTATCGAACCGAGTTGCCTCTCCGACAGAAACCAAAGGCTCGGCCGGCGGCCTCGCCGTGGGCGTCTTCGGCGCGCTGAAGGACAGCGGCGGTGTCTGGTTCGGCTGGAGCGGCGACGTAGTAAGCGACAGCGTGGCCAACCAGGGACCGAAACTCGAGCAGGATGGCGCGGTCACGTTCGCCACCGTGGGTTTGCCGAAGAAGGATTACGACCAGTATTACCGCGGTTTTTCGAACGCGACCTTGTGGCCTGTCTTCCATTATCGCAACGACCTGGCCGTCTACGACCGCGACGAATACGCGGGATACAGACGGGTCAATTCGTGGCTGGCGCATCGCGCGATCAAGCTGCTGCAGCCCGACGACGTCATCTGGGTTCACGACTATCATCTGATCCCGTTTGGCGAAGCACTGCGTTCGGAAGGCGTGACCAACCGGATGGGCTTTTTCCTCCACATCCCATTCCCGTCGCCGCAGATCCTCCTCAACATTCCGCCTCACGCGGAACTGGTCAAGTCGCTGTGCTGCTATGACGTCGTGGGTTTTCAGACGCCCGGCGACCAGACCGCTTTCCACGATTACATCGTGCGTCACGCGCATGGAACGGCCACCGCTGATGGCGAAGTAGAAGCGTTTGGACGCCGGCTTAAGACCGGCGTGTACCGTATCGGCATCTTCCCCGATGAAATCGCCGAACAAGCCACTCGCGGCGAAGCGCGTCAGGACGTGATGGACCTCAAGCAGAGCCTGGAAGGCCGCAAGCTCATCATGAGCGTGGACCGGCTGGATTATTCAAAAGGCCTGGTCGAGCGCTTCAAGGCGTTCGAGCAGTTCCTGGAGAAATCGCCGGAATGGCGGGGCAATGTCACGCTGGTGCAGATCGCGCCGCCCACGCGCTCGGACGTGGACACCTACCAGCAGATCCGCCATAACCTGGAATACGAAGCAGGGCGTATCAACGGCCGTTACTCTGGCCTCGACTACACGCCAATCCGCTACATGAACCAGCGCTATGACCGGTGGAAGCTGATGTCGCTGTTTCGCGAGTCGCAGATCGGGCTGGTCACACCGTTACGCGACGGCATGAACCTGGTCGCGAAGGAATATGTCGCGGCCCAAAATCCCGACGATCCCGGCGTGCTCGTGCTGTCCCAGTTCGCGGGCGCCGCCGACGAAATGAAGGGTGCGTTGATGGTGAACCCGCACGACATAGTCGGCATGAGTGAAGCAATTGGACGGGCGCTCTCCATGCCGCTCGCCGAACGCCGCGAGCGCTACGAAACCAACATGGTGATGCTCCGCAAATACGACCTGGGCGTCTGGCGCGACTCGTTTCTCGCCGACCTGCGAGGCGTGAAATTGAATAAACAACCAGACAAAAACCCGGCAAGCAACAAATAA
- a CDS encoding PsiF family protein, which produces MKIQVTMAALALGVALSVSFAVTPAFADNSQQSKMTTCNAQAAGKKGDDRKAFMKDCLSSTPAAAAPMTQQQKMTACNKSATGKKGDDRKAFMKDCLSNKS; this is translated from the coding sequence ATGAAGATCCAGGTAACCATGGCCGCGCTCGCACTGGGCGTCGCTTTAAGCGTGAGCTTTGCTGTAACACCGGCGTTTGCCGATAACAGCCAGCAATCGAAGATGACGACCTGCAATGCGCAGGCTGCCGGAAAGAAAGGCGATGACCGCAAGGCATTCATGAAAGATTGCCTCTCGTCAACACCTGCAGCCGCGGCTCCAATGACCCAGCAGCAGAAAATGACGGCGTGCAACAAATCAGCGACGGGCAAGAAAGGCGATGATCGCAAGGCCTTCATGAAGGACTGTCTCAGCAACAAGAGCTGA